Below is a genomic region from Kogia breviceps isolate mKogBre1 chromosome 16, mKogBre1 haplotype 1, whole genome shotgun sequence.
ataaatTACAgctaaaagaaaactaattttaaCTAACCCTTGCtacattttatagaaaatacaTGCAAACAAATTTCATACCTAAATGTCAAGGCATTCTGTTCTGCGTGTACAATGTATCTGaatttccttatttctctgtctttctgtttgtCATCCATGTGCGGGAAGTCCGCGTACTCAGATCCAACAGGAAAAGCATTATAACCACATCCTATGAAGTACATTGCTCCTGTTCCATCACAACTTCTCTATGAAAAATAAGCAAACCAACAAAGCTGTTTTCAACATTCTGAAAAGGCATATTACATTGTATCTTTAAAGCCTAGTATCATACTTCTTATAATGAATTCACTTTCCCATGATAAACTGAGCCATCAGAAAAATACAATATTAGATTTTCCTTCCACGGTGTGGTCTTGTCAAAGTTCAATTTCAAGCAGCCTGATCATCTCTAGTATATAATCTCAAGGCAGTCCTTTGTTTTAGCCGTTAATTAAATACTAGCTTAATTCACAAACTGTTTCACTTGATTCAGACACCTCTCCCTGAATAGGTTATAAGATCCTAGTGAACAGAAACCATGTTTTATACCTCCTTTCTACCCCTTAAAGTAGACCTATTACAGTGTTCCATacacagcaggtactcaataaattattgttaatttcttGTATGCTCTGTGTTGTGCTACTGGTTAGCAAGTCAGAaatcctaaaaatattttgaacacaaTTTCTGTTTTGGGCTAAAAATGTGCTAGTGTACATAGTTGGAAAATAATGCACTTTCCTTTAATTTTCATGTTTACTGAGCCTCtactgtgtttttgtgtgtgtgtgtgtgtgtgtgtgtgtgtgtgtgtgtgtgtgtgtaacagaaCTTCCTACTTAAGTGGCTTTTTTATTTCTCCTGGTCAGTGGCATATTAGTGTTAATATGAATGATTTATCaactataaaagtaaaatattttataaatcagaACTGTTTATAATAGTTTGGAATATGCTATAAACCTCACTAAATTTCAAGGTATTATACATAGTTACTCATGTGATAGTTTCAACAGACTCAGTACTATAGCAGCTTGATAAAAATGATTGTTATGATGAGCTGACAGAagcttacaaataaaatattatctcattaataataaattatcCTTGAGCATTCACTAAAGGTTAAACATCatgctcactttttctttttttttttttttgtggtacgcgggcctctcactgttgtggcctctcccgttgcggagcacaggctccggacgcgcaggctcagcggccagggttcacgggcccagccgctccgcggcatgtgggatcttcccggaccggggcacgaacccatgtcccctgcatcggcaggcggattctcaaccactgcgccaccagggaagccccatgctcaCTTTTATATGTGTTAtttaattaatcctcacaacatcctaGACAGTAGTACTATTACTATTCCCAttgtatagataaggaaactgaggctaagagagattaaataacttgtccaaagtcacaaagctggtACGCAATATAGCCAGAATTCAAGGATGGGTTGCTTGACTCCAAACCCATGTCCTTCCACTTTATCATGCTGCCTACACTCTAGATAATATAACTGGAAACCTAAATTCTCCATAAAGTAGTTCAGAACCAGGTGTTAAACAAAAAGACTGCTGAGCATTTATATAAATCCAAGGGAGAGTTCCAACAAtaggccaggccctgtgctaggttcTGGTATATACACTGGTAAATGTGACAAAGAATCCCAGCCCTCATGAACCTTCTGATCTGGAGACGATAAGAAACTGGACATGTAAATTTAACTGTGATGAGCGTCACCACTGAGTTGTACACAATACTATGGGAGTTTCTGGCAGAGGAACCTATTCTAATAGGTGCTAACAATTTGAGAAGAAATAAGAGTCAAGAGATAGTCTGAAGGTGGAATTCACAGCATCTGGTGATTGATTGTTTGAGTGGAATGGGGAATGGGATGGTGACCACTAGTGAAGGAATAGGTTAGCCAGGAAGACACTGAATGTACTGGCTAGGTTGAACTTGAGGGGCTCATGACATATCCAGGCAGTCAAATTACTTGCTATAAAgtctgttgaaggacacttaggcCCTCATTCATCTTTTAGTTATCCTCATAGTTACGAAGTTATCTCTTGGTTCCATGCCCTCCCAACCCATCCACATAATTCCAAGTCCTCCTCATCTCTTTTTATTATCTCCCTATTTCCTGTCTAGCCCCACTTCATTTTTTACATGCAAATCTAATCAAATCACTTTCCCACTGAAAATATTCTTGGATTGCTCTGTCCAATATAGTAGCCAGTAGCCCCATGTGGTCAGTGCAAACTGAGAGGTgctataagtataaaatacatacaggATTGTGAAGACTCAATACTCCCCccaaatgcaaaatattttattaaaaactaaccagggcttccctggtggcgcagtggttgagaatccgcctgccgatgcaggggacacaggttcgtgccctggtctgggaagatcccacatgccgcggagcggctgggcccgtgagccatggccgctgagcctgcgcgtccggagcctgtgctccgcaacgggagaggccacaacagtgagaggcccgcgtaccacaaaaaaaataaaaaataaaaaaataaaaataaataaataaataaaataaaaacattaaccaGTATTTTTATATTGGTTACAGGTTGAAACAATAATATTTCTGGACAgataattaagtaaaaaaaatatatctatatatatatatatatatctatatatatatatatgtatatgtattttttttggccatgccgcgtgGCAcctgggaacttagttccccaaccagggattgaacccgtgccccctgcagtggaagcacggagccttccccactggaccaccagggaagtcccaagtaaaatatattcttaaaattaattcacctgtttctttttattttttaaatgtggctcctaaaaaaatttaaatcacgtATGTGGCTTGCCTTTTATTTCTGTCGGTTAGCACTGTGCTAGCGTATCCCACTATCTGATGCATAAAGTCTAAACTCTGTGTGGTATACAGAGTTCTTCATGGAGCAGCCCAATTTTTTGCTACTCTGCTAGACACAGGACCCTGGGCTTCAACGTGCCAAATCACTTGCATTTCCCCACATTCTCACGCCCTACCTCTGCATGTCACCCTTCTAGTCCCACTAACTTGCTCTGCCTGATGaactcctactcattcttcaagacTAATAGCACCTGACCTCCCCTAAGAGTATTTTACCCATTTCTCCAAGGGGAGTAAAGGTGCCTCCTCTGTGCTCTCAAGGTATcaggttaggggcttccctggtggcgcagtggttgagaatccgcctgccgatgcaggagacacgggttcatgccctggtccgggaagatcccacatgccgcggagcaactgagcccgtgagccatggccgctgggcctgcgcgtccggagcctgtgctccacaacgggagaggccacaacagtgagaggcccgcataccgcaaaaaaaaaagaaaaaaaaaaaaaaaaaaaaaaaaaaggtatcaggTTATAATTACAGTTATATTACCAGTCTCTTTTTCACCTCTGTCTCCATCACTAGACTATATATAAGGCTATGAAGGGTGGACTATGTGATCCTTAACTCCCCATTGTTCACTGTGGCACAGAGCCTACCCTGTGgaaggtgtttaataaatgttcacTAAATGAATAAATCTATATAATAAACTGTTGAGAGAATATGCAAATGTTTATAAATCTTAATAAATACACCAATAAGAAATATGAATCCCCAGGGGTCAACAAAATGTCATGTACTTAAGATCGAAATATGTTTAAACAAAATCaagtttaaatgtttataaagaattattttcataCTTACAGATTTTCCTTCTGCCCAGATGACTGCTCCAACTCCTGTTTTATGATCCTCTGAAAGATACATGGCATGTAACTCAGTAAAAATCAATGACTTGTTAGtttcagaaatacattttttccaaaaataataaacatgtatttattgaaatatacttcATAAATGTAGCAGCAATCCTTGACAACCTCACTAATTACggaaaaagtatgaaaataaatattgtcAAGCATAGAATATATGGGAGCTAGGTACGAACTAACTATAGACAGTGTCACTACCAACCCAATCTCACATGATCTATGTGCAGAGATAACACAATGGCAGTGCCCGCACTCAGGTGACTTCAAAGCTGTAACCAGAACTGAGTGTAACTTTATTGAATTTCCACCAACAAGTCAGTTTTTAAATGACTATTTCTAATAGATGATGAAATCAATTAAGAAAGAAGTTTCTGAACTAATGGATTTAGTGTAATAACCATTCACAACAATCAAATCTGTCTTTTCCTAGCATTTTTTGCACTCTAATCATGGAAAATACATTTCATGAAACTGTTCTTGCTATGAAAAAAGTTCAAACTCATAATACAAACATAAATCTTTATGggctttcatatatatatatatatatatatatatatatatatatatatatatacacacattttttttttttgctggaaggTACATGAAAGGaattttgatttaaataaaatgatgtcCTTTCCCTGACCTTCATAGTTTACCTTGAGGGGAAAAGAATGCCAAGTTAGTGACATGATGCCCATTTCTAAATCAAGTGCCAGAAGTCACAAATATAAGATTATAATTTCCCTGCAGAACCAACCTATTTACTTTGCAACAAGGCTGTATTTCTTAAAACTATTAACcttaaacagaaaatacaaaaccaaaatagAAATTCTAAATATTAAGAACTGACTTTTTCTTTCTACTACTACTAAGGGTGAGTTTAAATTTTCTAAGACAATTATACACAAATTATAAAAACCATAGTATTTATCAAAATCTTAGTAAGAGACCAATATAGTTAAGTAGGTACATTTACACAGAGAAAGTGAAAATTATCTGTGAACTTGCCCTCAGGCATTTTCATAttgatgaggattaaatgaaactgTGGCTTCACCCCACAATTTCCTAAAAGTTAATCGTTCCAATAATAAcatatttaaatacttttctaGTAAAAGTACAAAGAAACATTATTCTACCTATGCATGAAAAACTAGGATGCctgataaagttaattttttttttttttttttattgcggtgcatgggcctctcactgttgtggcctcccccgttgcggagcacaggctccggacgcgcaggctcagcggccatggctcacgggcccagccgctccgcagcatgtgggatcttaccggaccggggcacgaaaccatgtcccctgcatcggcaggcggactctcaaccactgcgccaccagggaagcccaagttaattttttaagaaagttaTGATACTATAATGAAATTCCCCATCTTCGGGTCAAGCAAGCTTGGGCTTTCAAAATTATACCACaaagcatttttataatttattttaagcaCTTGttatccattatctcatttttatCCTAAAGGTAAAGTAGACAAAATTTCCTtttctagatgagaaaacaggcaaaGAAATTAAGTGACTAAAATTTAGCCCTCCACACCTAACCGGCTTGCCTCCCTCCGATATGAAGAATTTTGTAACAAAGGTTCCCCTTTACTGCATACCTGAGTGCCTGTACTCAAGAAGCTTATGGTTCGATGGAGAAGGAAGATGGTAACAAGGAAACATCCAAGAACCTAGGTGCTGTGCTGGGCTATGAAGGAAAGGAGCAGGATGCTGAGGATCAGTGAATGGGAGAAACATACTTTATAGAGTGGAGACTGTCAAGAAAGGAATTTTGGGGTAAACAGTTTTTTGTTCCTTCCAAGATTGTCAGAATATAACATGAAGGGGAAAGAATATAATTATGGCTTTACGCTCCTTTCTAAGGTAAGTAGAAGTTAAAAACCTaagattatatttcatttatattataaatgaaaaccTTTATGTAAAATTGTACTTAATACATGCataaatctgaaacagaaaatgaaaaactcaaataGAAACTCTTCATATCAAGAGTCTACTTTTCCTACCATTGACACTaagtatttttcatattattattttttagtccaGGAGCCACTTTTTCTGTTTCAGTCTAGGGACAGCCTAAATCttgtcaggaggaaaaaaaaaatgtgatattttaaactaagctcagggacttccttggtggcacagtggttaagaatctacctgccaatgcagggcataggggttcgagccctggtctgggaagatcccacatggcgcagagcaactaaacccgtgtgccacaactactgagcccacatgccacaactactgaagcccgcgcacctagagcccgtgctctgcaacgagaagccactgccatgagcagcccgcgcaccgcaacgaagagtataaccccactcaccgcaactagagaaagcctgcgtgcagcaacaaagacccaatgcagccaaaaatgaataaagctCTACTGCTTAGCTAAGGTTAGTTTCACCAGAAAATATTCTTTACTACATGTCTTTTGAAATCAGAATAAAATTTCATCCATATACGATGAGTAGATTTCATCCAGCCCCCAAGGTTGGATGACAGATGAGGTAAtttctccaaaatattttcacatcagtaatttttatgtaaagtttctcaaaaaactttcATGTCTGTAAATTGCTCCCCAGGATCTGGTCATTCAcaggattttctctgtataccCTTGAAGGAAAGGTCAACTTAATATCACTGAGCCAAATTCCTGAGACTCTTTGGTCACTGAAAGTCAGAGGACTCTTTATCCTATGGTTCTGGAACACAGGCATGGTTATTTTAGCTCCCAATACTGCGGTCATGTCAGGGTTTGTCCAAGTGTGGTTCACAAACCAACTGCATCAGAATGATTGGATGCTTGTTACAAAGGCAGACTCCTGGCTCCCATGGAAATTCCATGAATCAACCCCTCCAAGGGAGGCGGCAGACTCAGGAATCTGTACTTCTCATGAGCATCACCTCTGATCGTAGGCAACTAAAAGTTGAGAGCCGCTGAGTTATGATTTGAAACAGTTAACTTTCTTGGCTACTCCAACCTACTTTCATCATCAGCGTTGTGGTTCAGAAGGAAGGCATAATTCGTCAGCTTTGGAAAACGCCTAGTCTAATGGGAAACAggacataaaaagaaatcaaaactcaCACTTAAACCAAGTAGGTAAGATGTGATGCCCTCCTATCTCTGTTTCTTCCCCTAGAGTCTAAacaaattttgtcattttgctaCCCTCAAAGTAGCTTAGAAACATACTTTTAATGACACCTCTGTGGATCCTATTTACTcatcattcaaaaatcaattattaATTACCTACTTTCAATTAGTTTTAGAACTCTGTTAGAAGTTTTGGCATTCTTTTTaatcatatgtatatttttaaatgaaatagtttAACAGAATGATTTCTTCACCTATTAGAGTGAAATAAAGTTATGTGAGCTGAACAGCGTAAAATTTAAAGTTGGAGTTATTAGAAACACGCTAAGTCAAGGGGATATCTACCTTGCTGGATTGTCCTCAATGTTAAGTGAGGTACATATATAAATCACCTAGctctgtgcctgacacatagtaggtgctcaataaattgttatttattattatcatcaatgAGGAGTATCAGTCCAGAGTTCCTTATCTGCAATCCCTTGTATCaagttttttaaaacagcttgacacacatacatatagcatgtacatattatttttctaaaatttgaaaaattctgaATTCCTTTCATCTGGCTTCAAGAGCTTTGGGTAGGGGACTGTGGACCATTTATCTTTGTATATAAAAGTATTTCTTCTGCGCTAAGGAAACAACAATGATAAGGACATGGTCTCTCCCCTGGAAGAGCTCACAGTGGAAAGGAACACATGACAAAGAGTCGCATTCTATTCAGGATTTGGGTTCCAGGCAAGAAAGTCATACACAGACAAAAAATTAACCTTGAAAAACCTTTTAAATCACCCATCAAGCACATAAGTACAAAACTCTGCACAGTAACAGCAGATAAATTTCCAATACTATAACTATACTAGTAGAGTAACTAATAaggaatatatatgcaaatttatATCTATACATTACTGCACCTTTAAACAGGGGAGTCATACACGGTATTATTAGGTATTGTGAGAGGAGCTCCTGAGATCAAGTAAAAAAACAGATTCACACCTCCCGTCTCATGCTCACTCTGGAATCTGAATTCTAATTAGCAAATGAGAATTAGTGAAGTATAGCTGTAAAAGCTGTTTCCATTTACGTTTCTGTCTTTCCAGAATGGTTGGGagaaaaattctttataaagCTGGAGTTGGCAGAGACTCACATATAGCCCACGATACAAGATAATTACATTAAGTCAGACCTTTACATAATACAGTTGCTTGGCATCATGTAGTTTGTGCCTATAGTAGAATCAAATTCTTTAATGAGAATCAAGTGATTATTAACCCTGCTGAATGTTGGAATCccttacagaaatttaaaaattcacaggcCTAGGACATACCCTTAGGGACCAGGTTTAGTAGGTCTGGGTTAGAATTTGAGCATTCTTACTTTTAATAAAAGTTTCTAGGGTGATTCTAACATGCTGCCATTTGAAAACCTCCATTTTACTGAAATTACTTCAACCTGTGGTCTTTGTTGAGCTTATACTGCAGACCAGTGGCATTTGTATAGACTTTTTCTGAagattttctcttctccttctttcttggGATAAGTTGAAAAATTCCTACCATAGCCTACTCACCAAATCTTACTCTACTGCTCCTCTTGcctgcattttcttttccttatttcaaagttgcattttaaaaagtgatcattGATTCCACTTGGAAAAATCTTATGTCTGCTGAGATGTAAAAACACTGTTTTTACAGTGTTTGGAAATACAGATACCACCTTTTATCATGAAAGAGAAAATTCCCaagtaatattttcctttttcacataCTTACTCAGGTACAACTtaatataataaagtaaaaatgtttgATTTCTCCACTTGCTGATTGAAGACATACCAGAAATTGGAAGAATATGACAAAATTCCTTTACTTTGATGCTATTCGTTATTTTGAATtcgtatttttaaagattttttaagtttttactaAATACTGAATACCTAAGAACATTGAAGAGTTAAGAAAAAAGTGAATAATTCTggttctctctcccctctctttttGTCCTATCTCTAGTGGAGGGCTCATTCAACTGTGAAATGATAAAAGCAAGAAGCAGAAAGGGCCTAATCAGATCCTGATTTATAAATGTAGCACCTGATATAGGCCACAAGAAATCCTAAAACTACTACTCTAAGAGTTGTCTACTCAAGGGTCTTACTAACTTCTCTTTTATTTGTATGACCAACAAAACCTTAGTATCTAAGAGTCAATAAACGCTACCATAGATGAACACCACTTTACTTCTGAGACAAATATGACCCAAGCAGCCCCGATTTATGAACTAAATGTATAACTCACCAGTTCGATATGCCAATAACCTGGCCTGAATCATGCAGTGCCTTGCAATTTCTTGCGGCAAACTCTGATTGTGAATTTCATTAATCTGTTCGGTACTGCTACAATAAAATCCGTAGTGTTTAAAGTTGGGCACACTGGAAGCTACTGTGGCCAAAAGTAGGATAAGGTCTTTCATGTTTTGTCTTAGATTGCTAAAGTATGGATTTTCACACAGGTTCTCCAAACCTATAGTCATCAGTATTTGCTTATGCATTTCTTCTCTGGAAACCAAAAATatcatttcatattcttttattctttcttgtttACATTCAGAATAAAAGTCAATGGTAGTGTCCGgcaatgtttttgaaattttttgaataAAGTCACATTTGTAAGAGGTCTCCTCTACAAACTGCACCATGTAACACACCAAAGGCTGAAGTAAGACACACACATGGGCCCGACTGTTTGACTTCAGTCTTTCCACTGCTTTGGCATCTAACTTTGCATCTTCAGAACTAGAAGCCTCAGTAAGCAAGCTTATTTCTGGATCAGCAGGCCAATATGAAATTCGGTTAACTccagctgaaataaaaaatatgaaaggtAGTTATCAGATGCATGCTGAAATTAAGGGTTTTCTTGATAAATCCACCATATCACTGCAGTAGGTCCAAAGGTCCCAATATAATAAAAGTCTATTACCAAGTCACCAATAATATAGCCCAAGTGCTGGCGAACTACGGCCACAGGCCAAATCTGTCCTGTTGCCTATTTTTATACAGCTTGCAGGTCAACAATGGATTTCGCAGTTTTAAATAGTTGGAAAATCCAAAGAAAACTGTTTGTGACATGAAAATCATATAAAACCCAAATTATAGTGCCTATAAAGATTTGTGGAAACAGACAAACCTAATCTTTGACATTGTCTCTGGCTGTTTCTATACTACAATGGAGTAGCTGAGTTGAGAGCTGAATAGCTGTATGGATACCCTACggcttgcaaagcctaaaatacttactatctggccctttataggaAAAGTTTGCCGACAACAAAACCCATAGAAGTTATCTGTGGAATCACTACCTTTGCTAAGTGTGGTCCCAAAGCCCAGAGCTAGGACTATATACCAGAGTCCTCCAAGCAATCAAATGGTGGCTTTTAGAAATACCATAACATAACTGATACTGGCTAGAGTTTTGTAcctgaaataaacaattcatcCACACATCAAAAATGTACCTGAACTCTAAACTCTTCCTCTGGGAAGCtcttctaagaaaatatttgaaataaagacaaaagaaaattcaTGCATGCATATGTTTAGCGCAGCATTGTTTAAAACAGTAAACACATAGAAAAAATCTAAATGGCCAAAATAGAGGAATGGTTTAACACATTACAGTCTTCCTCATAATAAAATATGCAGTTATCCAAAACATCCACAAAGAATTTGTAATGTGAGGGCAGCACAGAAGCGAGGGGGTGGATATTGTTTTTAAATCCACAAAATTGAAGACAAAACAACAAACTAGAAGGAACATTTTTCAATCAATGTAACAGAGAAAAGGTTAGTAATCTTTGATATACAGAGATTTTAATCCACTAAGAGCACATAAGAATTGACAAGAATAAAGCCTCCAAaagagacaaaatatatgaacaatttacaaaagagaaaacaaaactggataacaaatatgaaaaaaagttttaaaatttgtgtttgagAATGAACAATGAGATACCTTATACAGAACTAAGCACGTAAATGTTCATCAATCAGTTACTATTTTACAACAAAGAAACCCCTTTGCTAGTGTCTCATGTAACTTCCGCTAGGACAGGCATTTACGTTTTTGATGATTGTGCCCAGAAGTGAACAGGCAGATGGCCCACATGTTTTCTGCATTCAAATATACTGATGAACTAAAAAATTTCGAGTTAAACAAACACACATTTCTAACTAC
It encodes:
- the CDADC1 gene encoding cytidine and dCMP deaminase domain-containing protein 1 isoform X2 → MKEAGQMQNLESEGAGRSVSTQTGSMTGEIPRLSKVNLFTLLSLWMELFPAVKSQRQKSQVKRTGLVVVKNMKIVGLHCSSEDLHAGKIALIKHGSRLKNCDLYFSRKPCSACLKMIVNAGVNRISYWPADPEISLLTEASSSEDAKLDAKAVERLKSNSRAHVCVLLQPLVCYMVQFVEETSYKCDFIQKISKTLPDTTIDFYSECKQERIKEYEMIFLVSREEMHKQILMTIGLENLCENPYFSNLRQNMKDLILLLATVASSVPNFKHYGFYCSSTEQINEIHNQSLPQEIARHCMIQARLLAYRTEDHKTGVGAVIWAEGKSRSCDGTGAMYFIGCGYNAFPVGSEYADFPHMDDKQKDREIRKFRYIVHAEQNALTFRCQEIKPEERSMIFVTKCPCDECVPLIKGAGIKQIYAGDVDVGKKKADISYMRFGELEGVSKFTWQLNPSRTCVLEQNEPESRENGVLGPIPQDEEQHQNKKLRLANH
- the CDADC1 gene encoding cytidine and dCMP deaminase domain-containing protein 1 isoform X1, producing MKEAGQMQNLESEGAGRSVSTQTGSMTGEIPRLSKVNLFTLLSLWMELFPAVKSQRQKSQEREEGKHGPSGDKEEMARVSTDKKQVKRTGLVVVKNMKIVGLHCSSEDLHAGKIALIKHGSRLKNCDLYFSRKPCSACLKMIVNAGVNRISYWPADPEISLLTEASSSEDAKLDAKAVERLKSNSRAHVCVLLQPLVCYMVQFVEETSYKCDFIQKISKTLPDTTIDFYSECKQERIKEYEMIFLVSREEMHKQILMTIGLENLCENPYFSNLRQNMKDLILLLATVASSVPNFKHYGFYCSSTEQINEIHNQSLPQEIARHCMIQARLLAYRTEDHKTGVGAVIWAEGKSRSCDGTGAMYFIGCGYNAFPVGSEYADFPHMDDKQKDREIRKFRYIVHAEQNALTFRCQEIKPEERSMIFVTKCPCDECVPLIKGAGIKQIYAGDVDVGKKKADISYMRFGELEGVSKFTWQLNPSRTCVLEQNEPESRENGVLGPIPQDEEQHQNKKLRLANH